The sequence below is a genomic window from Paenibacillus sp. DCT19.
TTTCATCCGTTGTTCGCCACCTTTTCTTTGCGATGTCCGTATAATTGGTCTAACACGCCATCTGCTGCTGTGAATACATGCTCTTGTGCTGGGAATGAACGGTCTTTGACTTCCTTCACGTAAGCACTGATGCTGTTACGAATCAATTCGCCCACATCCCCATAGGTTTTGACAAAACGTTTCGGTGTATAAGGTGAAGCGTATTGCACCACATCATGGAATACCAACACTTGACCATCACAGCCACGACCCGCTCCAATTCCAATTGTAGGAATAGATAGTTCTTCCGAGATCGCTCTTGCCACTTCTTCCGTCACCAATTCCAAAACAATTCCAAACGCACCAGCGGCTTCAAGCGCTTTAGCTTCATCCATCAAACGTTTCGCATCAGCCGCATCCTTGCCCTGAATACGATAACCACCGATCTGATTAACCGATTGAGGGGTCAGACCGATATGCCCGAGAACAGGCACCCCTGCTTGGACTACCGCTTTTACGGTATCAGCGATCTCGATTCCGCCCTCCATTTTGACAGCATGCGCATGCCCTTCCTGCATCAAGCGACGTACACCCTTAAGGGTCTCATCAGTGCTGCCGTGGTACGTCATAAAAGGCATATCTGCAACGATAAAGGTATTCTCTGCCCCGCGAACAACAGAGCGTGTGTGATACACCATATCGTCAATCGTTACAGGGAGTGTTGAGTTATATCCGAGCACGACATTACCCAGTGAATCGCCAACCAGAATAAGGTCAATGCCTGCTTCCTCGGCAAGTTGTGCGGTTGGATAATCGTAAGCTGTAATCATACTCAGCGGAACGCCATCCTGCTTATATTTTTTCATTTTCACAATATTCAATGCTTGTTTGTTTGCCATTTGGTCATGGCTCCTTTCCCCTTTTCAATGTAAACACAACAAAAAAACCTTTTAGTTTTCCACTAAAAAGTCCCGAAAAGTCAAAAAAGAGTCACTTGCGATCGTCCCTTCTGTCTCGGTCCTCTTCGGCTCAGAGCAGAATCCAACATCTCACTTCAACATCAATCATTTGCTGGTTACCGTTCAAAATCACGTATTCAAACACGAATGATTTGAACAACCTCTAATACTGTTCGACTCAAGCCAATAAGGCATACTGTTGTGCGGAGTGCAATTCGGTCTACATTAGCCGATATCGCCTCACACACAGTATACCAAAGTTCGGCTTAAACTTCACGTCTTATGTTCATTTTAATGTTGGAAATTCGACAATTCTCTAGTTCGTTAACGAAATTTCGCCAGAGAATACTGTCATTCGTTCCCCATCCTTCTTCTGTACAATGAGTGCACCTGAGGAGTCAATTCCCATGGCCATCCCTTCAACAACGCCCTGAGCGTTAGATACCTCGATATCACGATGAAGCGAGACCGATAACGCTTCCCACAAAGCAGCAATTACATTAAAGCCTTGCTTTTGATACATACCATATAATTGCTCTAGCTCTGTTAAAATGGCTGCTGTAAGCAAAGTTCGGTCAACGGATTTGCCTGTTTCTATTTGGAGAGATGTTGCTATTGCAGACAGTTCTTCTGGGTAATCTTGTTTGTCAAAATTAACGTCTACTCCGATTCCTGCAATACAATATCTCAGTTCATGATCTTCTAAAGCTGACTCCATTAGAATTCCACATACTTTACGTCCATTAACCAGTACATCATTCGGCCATTTAATTCCAGCGTCCACACCTGTAAACGAACGAATAGCACGACAAACGGCAAGCCCTGTTAACAATGTTAGTTGCGGTGTATTACGAAGAGGCTGCTGGGGACGAAGCAGGATGCTCATCCATATGCCCTTACCTGGAGGTGAATACCAGCTACGACCATAACGACCTCGTCCACTGGTTTGTTCCTCGGCAAGTACAACAGCCCCCTCGCTGACACCTTCATCTGCGAGCTGTTGCACATCTGCCTGGGTAGAGGACGTCGACTGCAGAATGACAGCCTTACGTCCAAACACCTTCGTTTGCAGCGCCAACTGAAGCCCTGCTTCGTCGATACCATCGGGCTTCGTAAGAAGCCGATATCCTTTTCGAGAGACAGCTTCAAACTCATAGCCAAGATCACGTAGCTTATTCACATGCTTCCACACGGCCGTTCTGCTGATAAGTAGATGTTTGCTAATCTCTTCGCCAGATACAAACTGTCCATCCGCCTTCAGTAACATATGTAGCAGTTCTTCATGCTTGGTCAATGGCTCCCACCCGCTTCACTTCTGCACTCAGCGCTTCAGACTGATTTGCAATATTTCCAATCGCAGTTTCTCTCAGCAAATGTTTCATCAACTGTCCTAACCAAGGCCCACCTTTACGTCCCAGTAAACCTAGAATTGCCTCGCCAGTAATATCCAAATCCTTAATTTCCTGTACCTGCATCGACTGGCTCCACGCTAAAGCGTGGGCTTGTATATAATTGAATTGATCTTCCATTGCCATAGGTAGTTCTCTCCAAGCCGGTGGAAGAATGGTTTGAATGGTCAGCCAATCTTGCGTCGCACGGCTACCACATACCAGTACCGTTTGTATCCACTCCGCTCGTAGCGCCTCTACAGATTTATTCTCCTGCACAAGGCTCCTGTTCATTGCTTCTACTTGGAGAACTCCAGTCATTCGGATACGTTCGTCGTTAGAGAATGTCCATTGACGCAACAGTGCATCCGCCTCATCCTTCGAATAGTTCCCTGCCAGCAGAAGTAATGCCCACCGGAGTAAGACATGCTCACCGTTGAGCTCTTCGAGTTTCAACAGGAGTGTTCTGTTAAACCGGTTGGCATCGACAGGGGCTTTGACTTTTTCCAAGATCCGACTGCGAAGCAGAAGCTCCATACCTGTTAGGGGATGTGATCCTGCCATCATTTTGACCATCTCGGTACGCACTCGTTCCATTGCGATATGTTTCAAGAGATCTCTCTGAAGAAGAAGCCCCTTCCACGTATTATAAGCGATGCTGAAGTCGAAAACTGATGAAAAACGCACACACCGAAGGATTCGCAGTGCATCTTCACCAAATCGCGCCTTGGCTTCTCCCACACATCGAACTCGCCCCTCCTGAATGTCACCTTGACCTCCAAAAGGATCAACGATATGTCCGGCTGAGTCCATTGCAAGAGCATTCATGGTGAAATCGCGACGCTGCAAGTCCTCCTTGATATCCTTCACAAAGTGTACGGCTGAGGGTCTTCGATTATCTTTATATTCCGATTCTGTACGGAATGTAGTCACTTCGAAATAATAGCCACCAGAGCGAACGGTCACCGTGCCATGCTGAAGACCAGTTGGAATACAGTCTTCGAACAATTGCATCACTTGCTCAGGGGAAGCCGAAGACGTGATATCCATATCATCCACTCTTCGTCCTAGGAGCTCATCACGTACACAACCTCCCACCCAATAGGCTTCATAACCACGCTCGTTCAACGTGCGAATCACACGTTCACTTTGTCGTGCCATCTCTTGATCCACCTGTAGCCATTGAACCACTTTACTCACCTCATTACTGTCCTGCACTTCGCTAAGCACCTTCACATGCTCTTACGAGGTCAGGATTGTATCATCCACATACCGGCTTGAGACTTGGGACTTCACGTCCCAGCACGCGGTAATAAATTTCTTCATATTCATGACGAATCGCATCATTGCAGAAATCATGATGTGCCCGATGTAAACAAGCTTCTCTGAATTCAGCAGCCAGACGATCGTCGGTTAACAAACGAATTGCATTCTCCGCCATGGACTGGGTATCTCCGATTGGAGATAAAAATCCTGTTTTGCCATGTAACACCAGCTCAGGAATACCGCCAGCCTGTGAACCAATCGTTGGAACACCACAAGCCATTGCTTCAAGGGCAACAAGGCCAAAGCTTTCCTTCTCCGATGGTAGCATCAGAACATCAGCCATGGAGATTACTTGTGCGATATCATCCTGTTTACCCAGAAAATGCACACGATCACTCAAG
It includes:
- a CDS encoding CCA tRNA nucleotidyltransferase, with the translated sequence MQDSNEVSKVVQWLQVDQEMARQSERVIRTLNERGYEAYWVGGCVRDELLGRRVDDMDITSSASPEQVMQLFEDCIPTGLQHGTVTVRSGGYYFEVTTFRTESEYKDNRRPSAVHFVKDIKEDLQRRDFTMNALAMDSAGHIVDPFGGQGDIQEGRVRCVGEAKARFGEDALRILRCVRFSSVFDFSIAYNTWKGLLLQRDLLKHIAMERVRTEMVKMMAGSHPLTGMELLLRSRILEKVKAPVDANRFNRTLLLKLEELNGEHVLLRWALLLLAGNYSKDEADALLRQWTFSNDERIRMTGVLQVEAMNRSLVQENKSVEALRAEWIQTVLVCGSRATQDWLTIQTILPPAWRELPMAMEDQFNYIQAHALAWSQSMQVQEIKDLDITGEAILGLLGRKGGPWLGQLMKHLLRETAIGNIANQSEALSAEVKRVGAIDQA
- a CDS encoding biotin--[acetyl-CoA-carboxylase] ligase, with protein sequence MTKHEELLHMLLKADGQFVSGEEISKHLLISRTAVWKHVNKLRDLGYEFEAVSRKGYRLLTKPDGIDEAGLQLALQTKVFGRKAVILQSTSSTQADVQQLADEGVSEGAVVLAEEQTSGRGRYGRSWYSPPGKGIWMSILLRPQQPLRNTPQLTLLTGLAVCRAIRSFTGVDAGIKWPNDVLVNGRKVCGILMESALEDHELRYCIAGIGVDVNFDKQDYPEELSAIATSLQIETGKSVDRTLLTAAILTELEQLYGMYQKQGFNVIAALWEALSVSLHRDIEVSNAQGVVEGMAMGIDSSGALIVQKKDGERMTVFSGEISLTN
- the panB gene encoding 3-methyl-2-oxobutanoate hydroxymethyltransferase, which translates into the protein MANKQALNIVKMKKYKQDGVPLSMITAYDYPTAQLAEEAGIDLILVGDSLGNVVLGYNSTLPVTIDDMVYHTRSVVRGAENTFIVADMPFMTYHGSTDETLKGVRRLMQEGHAHAVKMEGGIEIADTVKAVVQAGVPVLGHIGLTPQSVNQIGGYRIQGKDAADAKRLMDEAKALEAAGAFGIVLELVTEEVARAISEELSIPTIGIGAGRGCDGQVLVFHDVVQYASPYTPKRFVKTYGDVGELIRNSISAYVKEVKDRSFPAQEHVFTAADGVLDQLYGHRKEKVANNG